A genomic region of Papaver somniferum cultivar HN1 chromosome 7, ASM357369v1, whole genome shotgun sequence contains the following coding sequences:
- the LOC113292758 gene encoding 3-hydroxyisobutyryl-CoA hydrolase-like protein 1, mitochondrial, whose protein sequence is MMACGLATHYSPSTRLTWIEERLHKLVTDDPSTIETSLEEFSIADLPEESSVMHRIETIDKCFSHDTVEEIVDAMETEATGSNDELFTSALKKLKQAAPLSLKVALKSIRDGRYQTFDQCMVREYRMSLQAMSKQISNDFSEGVRARLVEKDFLPKWNPPCLEQVSQDMVNSYFTRLSDTEADLELPIKSREAFV, encoded by the exons ATGATGGCCTGTGGTCTTGCTACACACTACTCACCCAGCACA AGGCTTACTTGGATTGAAGAGCGGCTACATAAATTGGTAACAGACGATCCTTCTACCATCGAAACTTCTCTAGAGGAATTTAGCATTGCTGACTTGCCAGAAGAGTCAAGTGTCATGCACAG GATCGAGACAATTGACAAATGTTTCAGCCATGACACGGTAGAGGAAATTGTGGATGCTATG GAAACGGAGGCAACTGGATCAAATGATGAGCTGTTTACTTCAGCTCTCAAGAAACTAAAACAAGCAGCACCATTGAGTTTAAAAGTCGCCTTGAAATCT ATACGGGACGGTAGGTACCAAACTTTTGATCAGTGCATGGTCCGTGAGTATAGAATGTCTCTTCAAGCCATGTCCAAGCAGATATCCAATGACTTTTCTGAG GGTGTTCGAGCGCGTCTAGTGGAGAAGGACTTTTTGCCTAAG TGGAATCCCCCGTGTTTGGAACAAGTTTCACAAGATATGGTGAACAGCTACTTCACTCGACTTAGTGATACTGAGGCTGACCTAGAGCTACCTATAAAATCAAGAGAAGCTTTTGTCTGA